Proteins found in one Gordonia sp. PDNC005 genomic segment:
- the carA gene encoding glutamine-hydrolyzing carbamoyl-phosphate synthase small subunit, which produces MSKAVLVLENGQVYTGRAYGATGETLGEAVFCTAMTGYQETLTDPSYHRQIVVATAPQIGNTGWNTQDNESDRIWVAGYAVRNPTRRVSNWRSETTLDGQLAEQGVVGIAGIDTRALVRVLRDVGSMRAGIFSGDALRSVDEMLDAVRAQPSMAGADLAAEVSTLEPYVVEAAGGQAKLRVAALDMGIKANTPRMLAARGVEVHVLPSNATLADIRSVNPDGFFLSNGPGDPATADAAVALTSEVIDSGLPTFGICFGNQIMGRAFGRETYKLKFGHRGINIPVLDTVTGRIAITSQNHGFAIAGEAGEEFDTAFGRARVSHVCANDGVVEGVELISGRAFSVQYHPEAASGPHDAANLFDKFVHIMENTGMEGTHA; this is translated from the coding sequence ATGAGCAAAGCAGTACTGGTGCTGGAGAACGGCCAGGTCTACACCGGGCGCGCGTACGGTGCGACCGGCGAGACCTTGGGCGAAGCGGTGTTCTGCACTGCGATGACGGGATACCAGGAGACGCTCACCGACCCCAGCTACCACCGTCAGATCGTGGTGGCCACAGCTCCGCAGATCGGCAACACCGGCTGGAACACGCAGGACAACGAGAGCGACCGCATCTGGGTTGCGGGCTACGCCGTGCGCAATCCCACTCGCCGCGTCTCCAACTGGCGTTCGGAGACGACGCTCGACGGTCAGCTCGCAGAGCAGGGCGTCGTCGGCATCGCGGGCATCGACACCCGCGCCCTGGTCCGCGTGCTCCGCGACGTCGGCTCGATGCGTGCAGGCATCTTCTCCGGCGACGCGCTCCGCTCGGTCGACGAGATGCTCGACGCGGTGCGGGCACAGCCCTCGATGGCCGGGGCCGACCTGGCAGCCGAGGTCAGCACCCTCGAGCCGTACGTCGTCGAAGCCGCAGGCGGGCAGGCCAAGCTGCGTGTCGCCGCACTCGACATGGGCATCAAGGCCAACACGCCGCGCATGCTCGCAGCGAGAGGCGTGGAAGTGCATGTCCTGCCGTCGAACGCGACGCTCGCCGACATCCGGTCGGTGAACCCGGACGGCTTCTTCCTGTCGAACGGCCCCGGAGACCCCGCAACGGCCGACGCCGCGGTCGCGCTGACCAGCGAAGTCATCGACTCCGGCCTGCCGACTTTCGGCATCTGCTTCGGCAACCAGATCATGGGCCGCGCATTCGGCCGTGAGACCTACAAGCTCAAATTCGGGCACCGGGGCATCAACATCCCCGTGCTCGACACCGTCACCGGACGAATCGCCATCACCTCGCAGAACCACGGTTTCGCGATCGCGGGCGAAGCGGGCGAGGAGTTCGACACCGCGTTCGGACGCGCCCGCGTGTCGCACGTGTGCGCCAACGACGGCGTCGTCGAGGGCGTCGAGCTGATCTCCGGCCGGGCGTTCTCCGTCCAGTACCACCCAGAAGCAGCGTCCGGCCCGCACGACGCAGCAAACCTCTTCGACAAGTTCGTCCACATCATGGAAAACACCGGCATGGAAGGGACCCACGCGTAA
- the carB gene encoding carbamoyl-phosphate synthase large subunit: protein MPRRSDISHVLVIGSGPIVIGQACEFDYSGTQACRVLKAEGLRVSLVNSNPATIMTDPEFADATYVEPISPEYIEKVIQTEAAAGHPIDAVLATLGGQTALNAAVGLHEKGILTKYNIELIGADFDAIQRGEDRQMFKDIVTKVGGESARSAVCFTMDEVRKTVDDLGFPVVVRPSFTMGGLGSGMAYNDADLERIAGGGLAASPTANVLIEESILGWKEYELELMRDNKDNVVVICSIENVDPVGVHTGDSVTVAPAMTLTDVEYQIMRDLSIDILREVGVDTGGCNIQFAQNPVDGRLVVIEMNPRVSRSSALASKATGYPIAKMAAKLAIGYSLDEITNDITKVTPAAFEPTLDYVVVKAPRFAFEKFPGADDTLTTTMKSVGEAMSLGRSFSEAFGKVMRSLETKAAGFWTEPERPDPATLDVDALLADIAVARDGRMLKLMLALEAGVSIEKLYEVTAIDPWFLAEIDGIRDVGHEVRDAASLDEDLLRLAKTTGLSDRQIAALRVAGGDTVLVDEDAVRAHRVDLGVRPVYKTVDTCAAEFEAKTPYHYSSYELDPAATSEVAPQTERPKVLILGSGPNRIGQGIEFDYSCVHAALTLSEAGYETVMVNCNPETVSTDYDTADRLYFEPLTFEDVLEVFHAESESGTVAGVIVQLGGQTPLGLAARLQAAGVPIVGTSPEAIDLAEDRGEFGKVLVDAGLPAPKFGTATTFDGARDIAAGIGYPVLVRPSYVLGGRGMEIVYDEQALADYISRATEISDDRPVLVDRFLEGAVEIDVDALFDGTEMYIGGVMEHIEEAGIHSGDSACALPPITLGAAQIEEVRRSTLALARGIGVRGLLNVQYALADGKLYVLEANPRASRTVPFVSKATAVPLAKACARVMLGRSIAELRAEGILPAEGDGSALPSNAPVAVKEAVLPFNRFRRADGTGVDSLLSPEMKSTGEVMGFDSDFGRAFAKSQEGAGGALPTSGTVFVSVADRDKASILFPIKRLADLGFTIMATTGTADVLRRNGIAVVTVAKGAEAADGKRTVVDEIKDHNVDMIINTPYGTSGPRVDGYEIRAAAIGASVPCITTVSGAGAAVQGIEAALGETMGVQSLQRRHAEMRAGA from the coding sequence ATGCCCCGCCGTTCAGACATCTCCCACGTCCTGGTGATCGGGTCCGGCCCGATCGTCATCGGCCAGGCCTGCGAGTTCGACTACTCGGGCACTCAGGCATGCCGCGTCCTCAAGGCCGAGGGCCTGCGGGTGTCGCTGGTCAACTCGAACCCCGCGACGATCATGACCGATCCAGAGTTCGCCGACGCGACCTATGTGGAGCCGATCAGCCCCGAGTACATCGAGAAGGTCATCCAGACCGAGGCGGCCGCCGGCCATCCGATCGACGCGGTGCTGGCGACCCTGGGAGGCCAGACGGCTCTCAACGCCGCCGTCGGCCTCCACGAGAAGGGCATCCTCACCAAGTACAACATCGAGTTGATCGGTGCCGACTTCGACGCCATTCAGCGCGGTGAGGACCGCCAGATGTTCAAGGACATCGTGACCAAGGTCGGCGGCGAGAGCGCCCGCTCGGCTGTGTGCTTCACGATGGACGAGGTCCGCAAGACCGTCGACGACCTCGGATTCCCGGTTGTGGTGCGGCCGTCGTTCACCATGGGCGGTCTCGGGTCGGGCATGGCGTACAACGACGCCGACCTCGAGCGCATCGCAGGCGGCGGCCTCGCCGCGTCCCCGACGGCCAACGTGCTCATCGAGGAGTCGATCCTCGGGTGGAAGGAGTACGAGCTCGAGCTGATGCGCGACAATAAGGACAACGTCGTCGTGATCTGCTCCATCGAGAACGTCGACCCGGTCGGCGTCCACACCGGCGACTCGGTGACCGTCGCACCGGCGATGACCCTGACCGACGTCGAGTACCAGATCATGCGCGACCTCTCGATCGACATTCTCCGCGAGGTCGGCGTCGACACCGGCGGCTGCAACATTCAGTTCGCGCAGAACCCCGTCGACGGTCGTCTGGTCGTCATCGAGATGAACCCCCGTGTGTCGCGGTCGTCGGCTCTCGCGTCGAAGGCGACCGGTTACCCGATCGCGAAGATGGCTGCGAAGCTGGCCATCGGCTACTCGCTCGACGAGATCACCAACGACATCACCAAGGTGACACCCGCCGCGTTCGAGCCGACGCTCGACTACGTTGTCGTCAAGGCGCCGCGCTTCGCGTTCGAGAAGTTCCCGGGCGCCGACGACACTCTCACCACCACGATGAAGTCCGTCGGCGAGGCGATGAGCCTGGGCCGCAGCTTCTCCGAGGCGTTCGGCAAGGTGATGCGCTCTCTGGAGACCAAGGCCGCAGGCTTCTGGACCGAACCGGAGCGCCCGGACCCGGCGACGCTCGACGTCGACGCGCTGCTCGCCGACATCGCCGTCGCGCGCGACGGCCGCATGCTTAAGCTGATGCTGGCTCTCGAAGCAGGTGTGAGCATCGAGAAGCTGTATGAGGTCACCGCCATCGACCCGTGGTTCCTCGCCGAGATCGACGGGATCCGCGACGTCGGCCACGAGGTGCGCGACGCAGCCTCTCTCGATGAGGACCTTCTGCGTCTGGCGAAGACGACGGGACTGTCGGACCGGCAGATCGCAGCGCTCCGCGTCGCGGGCGGCGACACGGTGCTCGTCGACGAGGACGCGGTGCGAGCGCACCGCGTCGATCTCGGCGTCCGCCCGGTCTACAAGACAGTCGACACCTGTGCCGCCGAGTTCGAGGCGAAGACGCCGTACCACTACAGCAGCTACGAGCTCGATCCGGCCGCGACGAGCGAAGTCGCACCGCAGACCGAGCGTCCCAAGGTGCTGATCCTCGGTTCGGGCCCGAACCGAATCGGTCAGGGCATCGAGTTCGACTACTCCTGCGTCCACGCCGCACTCACCCTCAGTGAGGCCGGCTATGAGACGGTGATGGTCAACTGCAACCCGGAGACGGTCTCCACCGACTACGACACCGCAGACCGTCTCTACTTCGAGCCGTTGACCTTCGAGGACGTCCTCGAGGTGTTCCACGCGGAGTCGGAGTCGGGGACCGTCGCGGGCGTCATCGTCCAGCTCGGCGGCCAGACACCGCTCGGTCTCGCGGCGCGGCTGCAGGCTGCGGGGGTCCCGATCGTCGGAACGAGCCCCGAGGCGATCGATCTCGCCGAAGATCGTGGAGAGTTCGGCAAGGTGCTCGTCGATGCGGGTCTGCCCGCCCCGAAGTTCGGCACCGCCACCACATTCGACGGCGCCCGTGACATCGCGGCAGGGATCGGGTACCCGGTGCTCGTCCGCCCGTCGTACGTGCTCGGCGGTCGCGGCATGGAGATCGTGTATGACGAGCAGGCGCTCGCCGACTACATCTCGCGTGCAACCGAGATCTCCGACGACCGCCCGGTCCTCGTCGACCGCTTCCTCGAAGGCGCCGTCGAGATCGACGTCGACGCGCTGTTCGACGGAACGGAGATGTACATCGGCGGCGTGATGGAGCACATCGAGGAGGCGGGCATCCACTCGGGTGACTCGGCATGCGCTCTGCCGCCCATCACGCTCGGCGCCGCACAGATCGAGGAGGTCCGACGCTCGACGCTCGCGCTGGCGCGGGGAATCGGCGTCCGCGGCCTGCTGAACGTCCAGTACGCGCTGGCCGACGGCAAGCTGTACGTCCTCGAGGCCAACCCGCGCGCAAGCCGCACGGTGCCGTTCGTCTCCAAGGCGACGGCGGTCCCGCTCGCCAAGGCGTGCGCCCGGGTAATGCTCGGACGTTCGATCGCCGAACTCCGCGCCGAGGGCATCCTGCCCGCCGAGGGCGACGGGTCGGCGTTGCCGTCGAATGCCCCGGTCGCCGTCAAGGAGGCAGTGCTGCCGTTCAACCGGTTCCGTCGTGCCGACGGAACCGGAGTCGACTCGCTGCTCAGCCCCGAGATGAAGTCGACCGGTGAGGTCATGGGCTTCGACAGCGACTTCGGCCGTGCGTTCGCCAAGTCGCAGGAAGGTGCCGGCGGTGCGCTGCCGACGAGTGGAACCGTCTTCGTGTCGGTCGCCGATCGGGACAAGGCGTCGATCCTCTTCCCGATCAAGCGTCTGGCCGATCTCGGCTTCACGATCATGGCGACCACCGGAACCGCAGACGTGTTGCGGCGCAACGGTATCGCGGTTGTCACCGTCGCCAAGGGTGCTGAAGCCGCCGACGGCAAGCGGACCGTGGTCGACGAGATCAAGGACCACAATGTCGACATGATCATCAACACGCCGTACGGCACGTCCGGACCTCGTGTCGACGGCTACGAGATCCGCGCCGCCGCCATCGGGGCCTCAGTCCCGTGCATCACGACGGTGTCGGGTGCGGGCGCTGCCGTCCAAGGCATCGAAGCCGCACTGGGCGAGACGATGGGCGTGCAGTCGCTACAGCGCCGCCACGCCGAGATGAGGGCCGGAGCGTGA
- the pyrF gene encoding orotidine-5'-phosphate decarboxylase: MSFGPRYTDAVAARGRLCAGIDPHAALLTEWGLPVSVDGLRSFAQACVEGIAPVAAVVKPQVAFFEQFGSAGFAVLEETIVGCREAGAIVLSDAKRGDIGSTMAAYTTAWLDDASPLCSDAVTVSPYLGFGSLDPAVTAARDADRGLFVLARTSNPEGGGLQQSTVETGGTVAQSIVDAAAEVNAASPGTVGVVVGATRQHGLDLASLGGAILSPGLGAQGATAADLARIFEGADLSWLLPAASRSILRSGPDADALRAAVEATRDEIENALS, from the coding sequence GTGAGTTTCGGCCCGCGGTACACCGACGCGGTCGCCGCTCGGGGCAGACTGTGCGCGGGCATCGACCCGCATGCGGCGCTGCTCACCGAGTGGGGACTGCCGGTGTCCGTCGACGGGCTCCGCTCGTTCGCTCAGGCGTGTGTCGAGGGCATCGCGCCGGTCGCCGCGGTCGTGAAGCCACAGGTGGCGTTCTTCGAGCAGTTCGGCTCGGCCGGATTCGCCGTGCTCGAGGAGACGATCGTCGGGTGCCGAGAGGCCGGTGCGATCGTGCTGTCGGACGCCAAACGCGGCGACATCGGCTCAACGATGGCCGCGTACACGACGGCCTGGCTCGACGATGCGTCACCGCTGTGCAGCGACGCCGTCACCGTGTCGCCGTACCTCGGTTTCGGTTCGCTCGACCCGGCCGTGACGGCCGCGCGCGACGCGGATCGGGGGCTGTTCGTGCTGGCCAGGACGTCGAACCCGGAAGGCGGGGGACTCCAGCAGTCGACCGTCGAGACCGGCGGAACGGTGGCTCAGTCGATCGTCGACGCCGCCGCCGAGGTGAACGCCGCGTCGCCGGGGACGGTCGGTGTGGTCGTGGGCGCCACGCGTCAGCACGGACTGGACCTCGCGTCACTCGGGGGAGCGATTCTGTCGCCGGGCCTCGGCGCACAGGGGGCGACCGCGGCCGACCTCGCCCGAATCTTCGAGGGCGCCGACCTGTCCTGGCTCCTGCCCGCGGCCAGCCGCAGCATCCTTCGTTCAGGCCCCGACGCGGATGCGCTGCGCGCCGCAGTCGAAGCGACCCGCGACGAGATCGAGAACGCGTTGTCCTGA
- a CDS encoding alpha/beta fold hydrolase gives MFSDLRTIARVLRDDFAPRTASESVVVADRPHGRLRRYGTAQQLDAAREAGVVPVLLVPPLAVPASCYDLAPGADPANSVVEFLLSTGTIPYVVDFGDVGYSDRHLGFDDYFDTFVPRAIADTVDDFRAGPDAVDLMGWSLGGTVSILTAAYRKELPIRSVITVGTPLNYMKMPMYSAVRTLLRPVGGQPFGAIARAIGGIPAPLVQLSYRATSWQRELRKPKYILDNIDDHDALIRMQVIDRFQDSMPGYPGRLTEQMLVNLVIRNEIGEGVLHLGGHTVDVRTLAAPVFTVGSHRDAIVSHGAAAYGRELLTGSAHVEFHTVESSHLGLLTGPDAAAHTWPALAAFRAAL, from the coding sequence ATGTTCAGCGACCTGCGCACCATCGCGCGTGTACTCCGCGACGACTTCGCCCCACGCACCGCATCAGAGTCGGTGGTCGTCGCCGACCGCCCACACGGACGTCTTCGCAGGTACGGGACGGCGCAGCAGCTCGACGCCGCGCGTGAGGCGGGTGTTGTTCCGGTGCTCCTGGTGCCCCCGCTGGCGGTTCCGGCGAGCTGCTACGACCTCGCGCCCGGTGCCGATCCGGCGAACTCCGTCGTCGAGTTCCTACTGTCGACCGGAACCATTCCGTACGTCGTCGACTTCGGCGACGTCGGTTACTCAGATCGCCATCTCGGCTTCGACGACTACTTCGACACATTCGTTCCGCGGGCGATCGCCGACACCGTCGACGACTTCCGGGCCGGGCCGGACGCCGTGGATCTCATGGGGTGGAGTCTCGGCGGAACCGTGTCGATCCTGACGGCCGCGTACCGCAAGGAGCTGCCGATCCGGTCGGTCATCACCGTCGGCACTCCCCTGAACTATATGAAGATGCCGATGTACTCCGCCGTGCGAACACTGCTCCGCCCTGTCGGCGGACAACCGTTCGGCGCCATCGCTCGTGCCATCGGAGGCATTCCGGCACCTCTGGTTCAGCTGTCGTACCGAGCGACGAGCTGGCAGCGCGAACTCCGCAAACCGAAGTACATTCTGGACAACATCGACGACCACGACGCTCTCATCCGGATGCAGGTGATCGACCGTTTCCAGGACTCGATGCCCGGCTACCCCGGGCGCCTCACCGAACAGATGCTGGTGAACCTGGTCATTCGGAACGAGATCGGCGAAGGCGTGCTGCACCTGGGAGGACACACGGTAGACGTCCGTACGCTCGCCGCTCCCGTGTTCACGGTCGGCTCGCACCGGGACGCCATCGTGAGCCACGGAGCTGCAGCGTACGGTCGGGAACTTCTGACCGGCTCGGCGCACGTCGAGTTCCACACCGTGGAGTCGAGCCATCTCGGCCTGCTCACCGGCCCCGACGCCGCAGCGCACACCTGGCCGGCCCTCGCCGCCTTCCGCGCGGCCCTGTGA
- the mihF gene encoding integration host factor, actinobacterial type has product MALPQLTDEQRAAALEKAAQARRVRAELKERLKRGGTDLKQVLADAENDEILGKMKVSALLEALPKVGKVKAQEIMTELEIAPTRRLRGLGDRQRKALLEKFSS; this is encoded by the coding sequence GTGGCTCTTCCCCAGTTGACTGATGAGCAGCGCGCTGCCGCGCTTGAGAAGGCGGCCCAGGCTCGCCGTGTGCGTGCCGAGCTCAAGGAGCGTCTCAAGCGAGGCGGCACCGACCTCAAGCAGGTTCTCGCGGACGCTGAGAACGACGAGATCCTGGGCAAGATGAAGGTCTCGGCTCTCCTCGAGGCCCTGCCGAAGGTTGGCAAGGTCAAGGCGCAGGAGATCATGACCGAGCTGGAGATCGCTCCGACCCGCCGTCTGCGCGGACTCGGCGATCGTCAGCGCAAGGCTCTGCTCGAGAAGTTCAGCTCCTGA
- the rpoZ gene encoding DNA-directed RNA polymerase subunit omega → MSTQTDIDLTVVDEPVYDTPLGITNPPIDELLERTSSKYALVIYAAKRARQINDYYNQLAEGILEYVGPLVEPGVQEKPLSIAMREIHSDLLEHTEGE, encoded by the coding sequence TTGAGCACTCAGACAGACATCGATCTGACCGTCGTCGACGAGCCCGTCTACGACACGCCGCTGGGCATCACCAACCCGCCGATCGACGAACTGCTCGAGCGCACCTCGTCGAAGTACGCGCTGGTCATCTACGCGGCCAAGCGTGCGCGCCAGATCAACGACTACTACAACCAGCTCGCAGAGGGCATCCTCGAGTACGTCGGCCCGTTGGTGGAGCCGGGCGTTCAGGAGAAGCCGCTCTCGATCGCGATGCGTGAGATCCACTCCGACCTGCTCGAGCACACCGAAGGCGAGTAG
- the coaBC gene encoding bifunctional phosphopantothenoylcysteine decarboxylase/phosphopantothenate--cysteine ligase CoaBC has translation MSHILIGVGGGIAAYKVCSVIRHFTEAGHDVRVIPTRAALNFVGKATFEALSGNPVSTEVFDDVDEVAHVALGRNADLVIVAPATADLMSRAVAGRADDLLTASLLTATCPVMFVPAMHTEMWEHPATVANVATLRQRGVTVMTPASGRLTGADTGAGRLPEPTEIGLLGDLLLDRADALPYDLAGCRVLVSAGGTREPLDPVRYLGNHSSGKQGYALARAAAQRGAHVTLVAGATSNPGDPAAVDVVHIDSAIELEREMQARAVDADVVIMAAAVADFRPISVAGSKIKKGAEGPAPITLAENPDILAGLVRSRNDGVIPAATLIVGFAAETGDENGGVLDHGRAKLRRKGCDLLIVNAVGDGKAFGTEDNTGWVLTADGRETALPFGSKTLMASRILDEVAAVVPNGGRAADPGL, from the coding sequence GTGTCGCACATCCTGATCGGGGTGGGCGGGGGGATCGCCGCCTACAAGGTGTGTTCGGTCATCCGGCACTTCACCGAGGCCGGGCACGACGTCCGGGTGATTCCCACACGTGCAGCGCTGAACTTCGTCGGCAAGGCGACGTTCGAGGCGCTGTCCGGCAACCCGGTGAGCACCGAGGTGTTCGACGACGTCGACGAAGTCGCACATGTGGCTCTCGGCCGCAACGCCGACCTCGTGATCGTGGCTCCGGCCACCGCCGACTTGATGTCGCGAGCCGTCGCAGGCCGCGCCGACGATCTGCTGACAGCTTCGCTGCTGACAGCCACCTGCCCGGTGATGTTCGTTCCGGCGATGCACACCGAGATGTGGGAGCACCCGGCGACCGTCGCGAATGTGGCGACACTGCGACAGCGTGGAGTCACCGTCATGACGCCGGCGAGCGGTCGCCTCACCGGCGCCGACACCGGCGCGGGTCGTCTGCCCGAGCCCACCGAGATCGGTCTGCTCGGTGACCTTCTGCTCGACCGCGCCGATGCGCTCCCGTACGACCTCGCGGGCTGCCGTGTGCTCGTCAGCGCAGGCGGCACTCGAGAGCCGCTCGATCCCGTTCGGTATCTCGGTAACCACAGTTCCGGCAAGCAGGGCTACGCGCTCGCCCGGGCTGCGGCGCAGCGGGGTGCGCACGTCACGCTCGTCGCAGGCGCCACCAGCAATCCGGGTGATCCGGCCGCCGTCGACGTCGTCCATATCGACTCCGCGATTGAACTCGAACGTGAGATGCAAGCCAGGGCCGTCGACGCCGACGTGGTGATCATGGCGGCCGCTGTCGCCGATTTCCGGCCGATCAGCGTCGCCGGATCGAAGATCAAGAAGGGCGCGGAAGGACCGGCGCCCATCACCCTCGCCGAGAATCCCGACATCCTCGCCGGGCTCGTCCGGTCGCGGAACGACGGTGTGATTCCCGCCGCCACCCTCATTGTCGGTTTTGCCGCCGAGACCGGGGACGAGAATGGGGGAGTCCTCGATCACGGACGTGCCAAGCTGCGCCGTAAGGGCTGTGACCTGCTCATCGTCAACGCAGTGGGCGACGGCAAGGCGTTCGGCACGGAGGACAACACCGGCTGGGTGCTGACTGCCGACGGCCGCGAGACGGCGTTGCCGTTCGGGTCCAAGACATTGATGGCGAGCAGAATCCTTGACGAAGTGGCCGCCGTCGTGCCGAATGGTGGGCGTGCGGCTGACCCAGGCCTCTGA
- the metK gene encoding methionine adenosyltransferase, giving the protein MTASASRLFTSESVTEGHPDKICDAISDSILDALLAVDPKAKVAVETLVTTGQVHVAGEVNTVGYVDIPTIVREKIIDIGYDSSTKGFDGASCGVNVAIGAQSPEIAQGLTDSHEVRTGESSDELDLQGAGDQGLMFGFATDETPELMPLPIALAHRLSRRLTEVRKNGTLPYLRPDGKTQVTIEYAGDVPVRLDTVVVSTQHAADIDIDGMLAPDIRANVLQPVFDELELPVALDTSNPRLLVNPTGSFVLGGPMGDAGLTGRKIIVDTYGGMARHGGGAFSGKDPSKVDRSAAYAMRWVAKNAVAAGLAKRIEVQVAYAIGKAAPVGLFVETFGTEKVDPGTIQKAIAEVFDLRPGAIVRDLELLQPIYAPTAAYGHFGRTDIDLPWERTNRVDELRKAAGL; this is encoded by the coding sequence ATGACCGCCTCAGCGTCCCGCCTGTTCACCAGCGAATCCGTGACTGAAGGGCACCCCGACAAGATCTGCGACGCGATCAGCGACTCGATCCTGGATGCGCTGCTCGCCGTGGACCCGAAGGCCAAGGTGGCGGTGGAGACCCTCGTCACCACCGGCCAGGTGCATGTCGCGGGTGAGGTCAACACCGTCGGATACGTCGACATCCCGACGATCGTCCGCGAGAAGATCATCGACATCGGCTACGACTCGTCGACCAAGGGTTTCGACGGCGCGTCGTGCGGCGTGAACGTGGCGATCGGCGCGCAGTCGCCGGAGATCGCGCAGGGCCTCACCGACTCCCACGAGGTGCGCACCGGAGAGAGCTCCGACGAGCTCGACCTCCAGGGCGCAGGCGACCAGGGACTGATGTTCGGGTTCGCCACCGACGAGACCCCCGAGCTGATGCCGCTGCCGATCGCGCTCGCACACCGCCTGTCGCGTCGTCTGACCGAGGTGCGCAAGAACGGCACCCTGCCGTACCTGCGTCCCGACGGCAAGACCCAGGTCACCATCGAGTACGCGGGCGATGTGCCGGTCCGTCTGGACACCGTCGTCGTGTCGACGCAGCACGCCGCCGACATCGACATCGACGGAATGTTGGCGCCGGACATCCGTGCCAACGTCCTGCAGCCCGTGTTCGACGAGCTCGAACTCCCGGTCGCGTTGGACACGAGCAACCCCCGCCTGCTGGTGAACCCGACGGGCAGCTTCGTTCTCGGCGGACCGATGGGTGATGCGGGTTTGACGGGACGCAAGATCATCGTCGACACCTACGGAGGCATGGCCCGCCACGGCGGCGGTGCGTTCTCCGGCAAGGATCCCTCGAAGGTCGACCGCAGCGCCGCCTACGCGATGCGTTGGGTCGCGAAGAACGCTGTGGCGGCCGGTCTCGCCAAGCGCATCGAGGTCCAGGTGGCCTACGCGATCGGCAAGGCCGCGCCCGTCGGCCTGTTCGTCGAGACGTTCGGGACCGAGAAGGTGGACCCGGGCACCATTCAGAAGGCGATCGCCGAGGTTTTCGACCTTCGTCCGGGCGCCATCGTGCGGGACCTGGAACTGCTCCAGCCGATCTACGCACCGACTGCCGCGTACGGCCACTTCGGCCGCACCGACATCGATCTGCCGTGGGAGCGCACCAACCGCGTCGACGAGCTCCGCAAGGCTGCCGGCCTGTAG